The genomic window AACAATGAAAGGATCAGATATGAAAATCACCACATCAATGTgttcattaattttttgttcCTAAAATTTTATATCTAAAAAAAGTAATAACAAGAAAAGTTTCAGATCTAGATAATTACAATCACAAAAACAGATTCAAGGTTCTGTCAATTGGTTGCTTCATCACGATATCCTCCGCCGCGCGCACCGTCGTCGAGCTACGACATCAGCAGCAATTTTCCAGCTAGAATTTTGTTTGTAAATTCATCACCTTCAAGTTGTTGCGGttgttcttttccttttattgaTGGTAATGGGTTGCtcttgttgattttgtttttctggATTTTATTGATGATGTTATTGTAAAGTCATGTTAGTAGGgatgaagataaaaaaaaaaaatagaaaagttttttatttaaagtataaaaataattaaaggcCACGTAAGCATGTCATTTAATCACTTTTGTCCAGTCATGTGCCACCTAGGTttgccacatcagcaaaaatgaagattccaaATCCAAGTGGCACCGAGGGGGGTAATTGACGGAATCTTCACATTGCGAGGgggtaatccaaaaaaaaaaatttacagggggtaacgcaaatttcgcctattttgcaggggggtaaaacacCATTTACCCTATAATAAATGTGTTGATACAATAAGTGACATTACATGGACTACAAAAATTTGAGATTGTTTAATTTTGTTGGCATCTAATACAATCTTTGCTTTAACAAACATTGGGTCCAAATCCTACAAAACCATTAGTCCCATCGATAGAAATCTGAATTCCTTCTTGCTGAATATTCCCTATAATAGTAAGGCCAGTAGGTGAAGGAGCAAATGCAAAACAAAATGTTCCAACATCATCGATCGGAATCAAAAAATTCCTTGCGGGGAAGGTCAAGATTTGACCGCccgaaaaataaaatgacactGTTGGAACTCGAACAGTCACAAACCCGTTCAAGTCATAACATGTGTCGAAAATAGAAACTCCGGTAGCACGTGGTAAATTTGTTGTCAGAGCAATAAATGCATCGCGAAAAGCATTGTAAGCAATAGTGGGTAACCTGGTAATGGCTGTGCCGGTGTCCATGACGACTCCTCCAGTTCCTATATCGGTTAACTGAAAAATTTCTTCGGATATGGGGACTTGAATGCCTCCAACTCCAAGACCCGAAAGTGAGACGTAGTAGAAGCTAGGGTAGAATGGATTATGTATGAGAGGGACCCACATAGCATCTACGGGCATTGCTTGGCGTCCGAATTCGAGTGAACCGGATGATCCAGTGCCTCGAGAGATGAGACAGTATCCGAAGGCCCCGTCAGTTTGTGCCCCCAATTGACCCACGAAGGACATAGGCCCACCTCCGAGGCCCAACAACCCAGCTGCTCCAACAAACATTCCCTCATTCCAATGGCCGCACCCAATTGCCGTATCTTGGATAATAGTCCGCCCGATTGTTATTGTTTCTAGGGCAAGTATCCCTTTATCAACattcaaaaacaatatttagATTAATAAGACATCATggattttattctattttaaagCACATTAAAATCAAGCTTAACATTGCCCCGGTGACATATCAGTAAAATAGAAAATTTCAAATCACTTAATGAGATTCTAAAAATTGATTCCAGCTAACAATGAGTCGAAAGTAAAGTGATTTCCGTTTGGATTAGTTTATGTAAAATGACTAAAGAATAATTCTAGATGTATAGGCTACAAATTCTAGCATCTAAGCTATAATCAATTCTGAacacaaaatcaattctactcgAAAACAACCAACGTGTCGAAAATCATTCTATACTTCTAGAATCAATTTTGCATATTCTAAATATGGAACCAAACATACATTCAACTATGAACTAGTAGTGACTAACTACATTATATGATTATTTCATCAATTTTACTTGCAAACTTCTTTTTTGGTCCACTAGTCAAGTGACCAGACTCACACTATAAATGTGGAGAAGTGGAGAATCCGAAGTTCGAACATCGGCCATTCCAATAATGTCTCTTCATACCTACCAACTAAGTTATCCTTATTTGCAAATTTTTGTTGTAAAAGTAAAGTGAAACCAAAATGAAAAGTCTTTGAATTTTTCAAGAAAGCAAAAAgtcaaaaaagcaaaaaaaacaattatcctGTCCTGTATTCATACAGTACATTAGTAGTACAATACAATACATACCTTTGGTATACGATCCATCACCGTATGCAACTTGATATCCACACCTCCCTTTACGACAAGCAACAACATCATCAAGCTGATTACaaacagaagaagaacaagaaacCCCAATAAAAGAAGCAGAAGTAGCAGGGTTAAAAATAGGATCAGTTTGATTATAACATTGATCACAAGGTTCACATTGAATCCAAACAATATCACTTCCTGAATCAATAACCATATATTGATAATTTGCAGGACTACCAATTCCAATTCTAACAAAATATTCACCACTTCCTTCTTCAGTACCAGAAACAACATCAGATCCAAAACTAGCTTCTGTTGctatttttgtttcttgtgtttgtttgttgagtTTGTTAAGTAGGAATGTTACTCGATTTATGTCTCGTTTGATTCGCGAGCTGACTCGGGTTTTATGGGTGGTTGTTTTGAGGTTTATTATCATGTCTCTGtgaaaaagttttgtttttttccattgttgttgttgggttTGATGGTTTGGTTTTTTGGGGGGTTTTAGTTTTGTTTCTGAGATTGCAGTTTCTACATTTAGATGTTGGAAGTGAGAATGTGGTGGTGATGGGGTTGAAGAGGaaattgaagtgtttagtgTTAGGATTAGGATTAAGATTTGGATTAGGATTATTAATGAgtatagtagcattgttgaTTTGTGTTGGTTGTGAAGACTGAAGAGTGAGGAatggttatttatttatttatttatttaatttattattgttttgtttttgggtgGTTTGGTCTGAATGAAGGGATGTGGATTGTGGATGACAGAACACAGGGGGGAAACGGCTCTTTTTAGGAACAAAAGGGAGATGGCTTTGActgaaaataattgaaatttggacaactcttaaattaattttttttaatgtgattATTACATATATAAGTGGTCTATCGGGGttgatatttataaaatactaaaaaaaaattaagataataagaaatattaaaataaattaagcctataacgtactacctaaacccctcaccactagatcaagcCTAGTGGCTTAAtgttgtatcctctttatatatagtataaataaaccaaatactTTCCACCAAAAAagataaatcaaatataaatattgtcaaaaaaaaaattaaaatagaaatatttttaattatatagttgtttgaaaataatttttttcatgaaaatttcttttttttcaaaattaactttttttattaaaaaaaattatattatagtcCATGGAGTTGAATTTAAAAGATAAACTTGTGAAATTATGTTAATTACCTCataatttatttgataatttaaagtgttttgaatttattttattttacatagtgttttgaattttttaaagaCCGAGTCATCCGATTTAATACAAATTATTATTGTAGAGACCGGTTAAATATCATTTTGTGTCAAATCTCATACAATGTTTTGGATTTAGCATCCAAAAGtttaaatcaaaacaaaaacattttttcgTTATTTTGTGCTAAACATGAATATTTGGCAAATAATaaaatcctaaaataaaaaactaaaacgtagtttcaaatatatatatatatatatatatatatatatatatataagtcatGGTTCTCGTGAGTTTAACTTAGTTGATAGGGACattgcactatatgtgcaggagtctgagttcgaacccgggatactccacttattcacctttaaggtggattttttaacaactaggctacttgacaaaaaaaaaaaatcatgaatctCTCTActtcttaatattttttaagaaagtAGTAAGGGTCTATGCGTACGAAAGTAATTAGttggaaagagaaaatatacATTATGAATCCTACAAATTCTTCAACAAGAATTAACCACTGATATACGACACTAAAAATTTCGTACAAATAAcatattaacaaaataaaacttacttcctccggtcctatatataagaaaccttttattttttagatttattgtaaaatGAATATActtagactatattattgtctagatacataaattctacaatgaatctaaaaaatcaattttttctaatATATAAGATCGGAGGGACTACAATACAGTATTGTGATATAGGTTCGTGTTATAAAGAAatttacaaacacaaaaaaaggGTAGTGGTACAAAAAGTTAAAATAGTATACAATAAATTCAagggctaatgctacggtggacattttcacaagtggtccaccgtagacaagtgatctaccgtatatgaattttacaaaattcactgttggattgaaagtttatatcgtatagatcatccataaattttatagatttttttgaaaatcatttgatagtatattgagacccatcaagatttacgttatttaataaaccgttaatcttgatgtgtctcaataacatatcaaatgcttttcaatttttttaaatttttttatgaatgatctatatgatctaaactttcaatccaacggtaaattttataaaattcgtattcgttataatgttattcgtgactggtccaccatgaacTAGAATTTACCTAAATTCAAGACATATTTACCAATACAAAAAGTGTaatgatatttattatttaaacatCAGTTTTTTCGACGAGAACATTGTATAGAGGGGGTATTCTCGtaattaacaaataaaacacCTTTACTAGAGCTTGTAGCTGCCTCTGTGTTTTGTTCTGTCTCTGCGATCTCTCTCGCTCTCCTCACTGCATTGTGATCTCATTCTCACTCTCCTCGTTGCAATCACTTCCTCATAGTATATGAAGCTCTCTCTGTTTATccttcaaacaaatttttaaggTAAGCAttctttaaaaaatgaattaggGTTAGATTATTTAGGGTATAAATTGGGGGTTAAATAATTTTAGTATTCTCACCACCATGGCATCATCATCATTGTGCACAaactatttgataaaatgctTGAATTATTGGATTTAGAAGTAAAATGGCTTTTTGCTAGAGATATGGCTTAAAATGCTTAAAGTTTTTAGTTCCATGTCTGTTCTTGTGAGAAATTTTggtgaaaatttaaaatggagTAATAGCTAGCTAGTTGAAATAAAATTGAAACTGTTTTGAATGTTTAGAGCAAGTAGTAAGGGGTCTCTGGCCTTGCGTATAGAAAAAGATTAGTGGGAAGGGGAGAATCCACCTTATGTACCCTACATATTCTTTAGCGAAGAATATCAGTGACTGCTAAACGGAACGGCAGTAGAAACTTCGTATAAATAACATGAtaaccaagaaaagaaaaaacttacaATACAATATACTGATATAAGTTCGTTCAAACGAATAGTGGTATTATTTTTAAAGAAGCTAAAATGAGTACAATACTAACTCATACAACAAAGTTACACACCAATAGAACAATACATTATCTATCTGACTGAAATCAAGGAGAAGATTAACTCTTAGCTATAATTTATTCTCAAGATAAAATACTTATATCCTATAATCAAAACAAGGACAGAAAATTGTCTAATAAATCATTAGATCAAATCACCCCCATTGCTATATTTGAAGATGCCTTTGACATTACAGTCTCATTGCAAACTTGCTCCATTGATGGGCGTCTATGCGGGCTTTCAATTAAGCAATGACATCCAATTCTGATGATTGATACCACTTCTTTCCAGATAGCATTTGTAGGACGAGGAAGGCGTTGATCCAACTTATCATTCAATGACATAGCATCAATTGTTTGGTATAAACCACTTGATTGCAACATAGTAGATACAATATCTCCGGGATGCTTTCCAAAAAGTATTTCCATGGTTAATACTCCAAAACTATACACATCACACTTCTCATTTACTACCATTGTGTATGCAAGTTCTGTAACAaacaataacaattaacaatGTGAAAAATAGGGTTCGAAAACCAAACATGAAATGTAgacaattaatataaatgataaaCTACAAAAGAGGAATTTAACCTGGTGCAGCATATCCAAATGTGCCCGCAAAAGAGGTCCAGTTGGAAGAATCGGGATTAAGAAACTTAGCTGAACCGAAGTCTGATACATGAGCCACATATTCcaaatccaaaataacattCTTGCTGGATATATCACGATGAACGATAGGAGGTGAACAATCATTATGCATATAGCATAAAGCATTTGCAACATCTTTAATGGCATTCAGCCTCATTTTCCAATCAAATGCAGTTGCTAGTTCATCATCTTTCAAAATTTTGTCCACACTACACTTCTCCAAGAACTCATAAACCAAAAATGAGTGTCGTGAGTGTGAACAATATCCATATAACTTCACAATGTTTCGATGTCGGATTTCTGTTAAAGCTTGAATCTCACTTGCAAAAGTTTTCAGATTCGACATTTCTCCGTTTTGTAATGAATGGAGTTTCTTCACAGCTACAACTTGTCCTGTAGGCAACTCTGCTTTGTAAACACTTCCATGTCCTCCAACCCCAACAAGATGCTTGTTGTCAAACGCTTCTGTGGCTTCAATAATGTTCTCATACACCATTTTTCCATCAAAACTCCATATCTCAAATAGATTTTCAGGATGTGATTCTTCAGCAACCTTGTTTTCTTTTGTGCTTGAAGTTCGCCATCGATGATACGAGAACCCACAAACAAATAGTGCTATCAGTACAGTGCCTAGAGTGAGGGGTAAAACTTGTACCAAAATTTTGTTAGCCTTTGGAGTATGAGAGTTACCACTAGATTTTGGACAATTCTTTAGGGTAGAGGCATTATTACCACACAAGTCTTTGTTGTTTCTCAGTTCTTCAATATGTGCTTTTTGAAAGGCTGGAATGTTTGGAATCGGACCCTCCAACCGGTTGTATGATATATCAACAGTTGTCAAGCTTAACATCTCACCATAGCTCAAGGGAATGGTACCAGATAGATTATTGTGTGACAGATTCAATGTTTGTAAGTGATTTAATTGTCCAAGCATTGCTGGTATGGTTCCATTCAAAAAATTCCCACTTAGATCAAGATCTTCAATAACTTTTAAATGGCCAAAATCAAAAGGAATGCttccatgaaacttattttggCTCATGTTCAAGTGCAACAACCCAAACAAGCTTCCAAGTTGTTCTGGGATGAAGCCACTTAAATTATTTGATGCAAGTTCTAATGCTGATAGATGCTGAAGTGATGCAATGTGAACGGGAACTTGTCCTGAAAGGTGATTGTTACTTAATGAGAGTTGGATCAATGAAGTCAAGTTGCCTAGATCATTTG from Trifolium pratense cultivar HEN17-A07 linkage group LG1, ARS_RC_1.1, whole genome shotgun sequence includes these protein-coding regions:
- the LOC123903010 gene encoding protein ASPARTIC PROTEASE IN GUARD CELL 2-like; translated protein: MLLYSLIILIQILILILTLNTSISSSTPSPPHSHFQHLNVETAISETKLKPPKKPNHQTQQQQWKKTKLFHRDMIINLKTTTHKTRVSSRIKRDINRVTFLLNKLNKQTQETKIATEASFGSDVVSGTEEGSGEYFVRIGIGSPANYQYMVIDSGSDIVWIQCEPCDQCYNQTDPIFNPATSASFIGVSCSSSVCNQLDDVVACRKGRCGYQVAYGDGSYTKGILALETITIGRTIIQDTAIGCGHWNEGMFVGAAGLLGLGGGPMSFVGQLGAQTDGAFGYCLISRGTGSSGSLEFGRQAMPVDAMWVPLIHNPFYPSFYYVSLSGLGVGGIQVPISEEIFQLTDIGTGGVVMDTGTAITRLPTIAYNAFRDAFIALTTNLPRATGVSIFDTCYDLNGFVTVRVPTVSFYFSGGQILTFPARNFLIPIDDVGTFCFAFAPSPTGLTIIGNIQQEGIQISIDGTNGFVGFGPNVC